Proteins found in one Micropterus dolomieu isolate WLL.071019.BEF.003 ecotype Adirondacks linkage group LG12, ASM2129224v1, whole genome shotgun sequence genomic segment:
- the LOC123980333 gene encoding cyclin-dependent kinase-like 2 isoform X2: MERYESLGLVGEGSYGTVLKCRHRDSGRLVAIKKFMDSDNDKTVKKIALREIKLLRQLRHDNLVNLLEVWKRRRRWHLVFEFVERTLLDDLEQNPNGLDLNTSRQYLYQILRAAAFCHQQNIIHRDIKPENILISQGGVVKLCDFGFARTMTSPAEGGVYTDYVATRWYRAPELLVGDTKYSKPVDVWAVGCLLIEMLTGQPLFPGDSDLDQIYHIVRCFGNLTAHHQELFYRNPVFSGVRLPEYFGRVRLEQRFPTITPTALDLAQSCLQMDPERRAQCSELLEHPLFTQDSFHIRVLDELNAKIQKDHRENSTLPKIAKNPRREKDEGDEKNWRGKYKKQSEDIDVKVSKEKVRKGEEKVEKTKGKQSSKPSKTIRNTSEPFMSTKQSKTLGVKIIDNAAKTTVAMKSKLGKPTAAELRKEPDISRPTKIVASDSSEGTKTAADQKENYTVVAKHEKAASPEPRQDNLNATKNTTTDTVQRGTSESSKVLPSDPSPSKTTSNCGSKMTTSNTSLSVSPSKTLISEFLTRSSTVFIEASPDHSPTTLPKGTLNSKLSKTDSSSDTTTTTNHPTFVPNKTLKVLSTDRELNKELLIATKNQQDSCSNTSNKDISEDYESMKMSQATKTAENHIEISNGSSRYYKGDPDSSEPSRVHQQSTSKSKITTESRTSLTSIPNEIPITNTSLWTTIPKTLNVSDKENREDLAFSVSISATTKSFVNQISKVSRNSTTEQKNHSSEVTTDQRALTRSSVFHNVDSADVDTFDFSVSHSSPVPPAPLPPSSTPLIPSFSFISTNSPVSSDRLTLGAGFHPGTNSFRCVEKPRHHGGIYSRMAQKSLSTHITGSLTAQVPEKSLICERSFLSDRFGNNITATRKKSDIHFPDLRSSTLPELRGRESKHNKGASKDQRKDKHPDFSNPTSESAE; the protein is encoded by the exons ATGGAGCGCTACGAGTCTCTGGGTTTGGTCGGGGAGGGCAGTTATGGCACCGTGCTGAAGTGCCGTCACCGAGACTCCGGCCGCCTTGTTGCCATCAAGAAGTTCATGGACTCGGACAATGACAAGACGGTGAAGAAGATCGCCCTGAGGGAGATCAAGCTGCTGAGG CAACTGCGTCATGACAACCTGGTGAACCTTCTTGAAGTGTGGAAGCGCCGCCGCCGCTGGCATCTGGTGTTCGAGTTTGTTGAGCGAACGCTTCTGGACGATTTGGAGCAAAACCCGAACGGATTGGACCTGAATACCAGCCGGCAGTATCTGTACCAGATCCTGAGGGCTGCAGCCTTCTGCCACCAGCAAAAT ATCATCCACCGTGACATCAAACCGGAGAACATACTTATTTCTCAGGGGGGCGTGGTTAAGCTGTGTGACTTTGGCTTTGCCCGGACCATGACATCGCCCGCTGAGGGGGGGGTCTATACTGACTATGTGGCCACTCGCTGGTACAGAGCCCCTGAACTGCTGGTGGGAGACACCAAGTATAGCAA accaGTAGATGTGTGGGCTGTTGGTTGTCTGTTAATAGAGATGTTAACAGGTCAGCCTCTGTTTCCCGGAGACTCCGACCTTGACCAGATATACCACATCGTCAGGTGCTTCG GCAACCTAACAGCTCATCACCAGGAGTTGTTCTACAGGAATCCCGTCTTTTCTGGAGTCagactgccagaatattttggCAGAGTCCGACTGGAGCAGCGCTTCCCTACAATCACACCCACAGCCCTGGACCTGGCACAG AGCTGTCTCCAGATGGATCCAGAAAGACGAGCTCAGTGTTCAGAACTGCTAGAACATCCTCTGTTCACGCAAGACTCTTTCCACATTAG GGTTTTGGACGAGCTGAATGCCAAAATCCAAAAGGACCACAGAGAAAACTCTACCCTTCCTAAAATAGCAAAAAACCCAAGACGAGAAAAGGATGAAGGGGATGAGAAGAACTGGAGAGGCAAATACAAGAAACAATCTGAAGACATAGATGTGAAAGTCAGCAAAGAAAAGGTGCggaagggagaagagaaggtggagaaaacaaaaggaaagcAATCTTCAAAGCCATCTAAAACCATTAGAAATACCTCAGAACCTTTCATGTCCACCAAACAATCCAAAACATTAGGCGTGAAGATCATCGACAATGCAGCAAAAACGACTGTGGCCATGAAAAGTAAACTGGGGAAACCCACTGCTGCAGAGCTGAGAAAGGAACCTGATATTTCGAGACCAACTAAGATTGTAGCTTCTGATTCATCAGAAGGTACCAAGACGGCAGCAGATCAGAAGGAAAATTACACAGTGGTAGCAAAACATGAGAAAGCTGCTTCTCCAGAGCCAAGGCAAGACAATTTGAATGCTACAAAGAATACAACCACGGACACGGTGCAAAGAGGGACCTCTGAAAGTTCAAAAGTCTTACCCTCAGATCCCAGTCCATCTAAGACTACCTCAAACTGTGGCTCAAAAATGACCACAAGCAACACATCTTTATCCGTCAGCCCTTCAAAGACTCTTATTTCGGAGTTTTTAACGCGGTCCTCCACAGTTTTTATTGAAGCCAGTCCTGACCACAGCCCTACAACGCTACCTAAAGGAACATTAAATTCAAAGTTATCCAAAACTGACTCATCTTCagatactactactaccacaAATCACCCCACATTTGTACCCAACAAAACTTTGAAGGTCCTTTCAACAGACAGGGAACTCAATAAAGAATTATTGATTGCAACCAAAAATCAGCAGGATAGTTGCAGTAATACTTCAAACAAGGACATCAGTGAGGATTATGAGTCCATGAAGATGAGCCAAGCAACCAAAACAGCTGAAAACCACATTGAGATATCTAATGGTTCAAGTCGATATTACAAGGGGGATCCTGACTCTTCCGAGCCGTCCAGAGTCCATCAGCAGAGCACTTCCAAATCCAAGATCACAACTGAATCCAGAACATCTTTAACCTCCATACCAAATGAAATCCCTATTACCAACACGTCACTATGGACCACTATACCCAAAACACTGAACGTCTCAGACAAAGAGAACAGAGAGGATTTAGCATTTTCTGTGTCCATCAGTGCAACAACCAAGTCTTTTGTAAATCAAATCTCCAAGGTTTCTAGAAACTCAACTACTGAGCAGAAGAACCACAGCAGTGAAG TGACTACGGACCAAAGAGCTTTGACAAGAAGCTCCGTCTTTCACAACGTGGACAGCGCAGATGTTGATACATTTGATTTCAGTGTATCCCATTCCTCTCCAGtacctcctgctcctcttcctccatcctccACACCCCTCatcccctccttttctttcatcAGTACTAACAGCCCAGTCTCCAGTGATCGCCTTACCCTGGGGGCGGGTTTCCATCCTGGGACCAACAGCTTTAG GTGTGTAGAGAAGCCAAGGCATCATGGTGGCATTTATAGTCGAATGGCCCAGAAATCTCTGTCCACTCACATCACAGGATCACTCACTGCACAG GTGCCTGAGAAAAGTCTGATTTGCGAGCGCTCCTTCCTGTCTGACCGCTTTGGTAACAACATTACAGCGACAAGGAAGAAGTCAGACATCCATTTCCCAGATTTAAGAAGCTCGACGCTGCCAGAgctcagaggaagagaaa GCAAACACAACAAAGGTGCTTCGAAGGATCAGAGGAAAGACAAACACCCAGATTTCTCCAATCCAACGTCAGAATCAGCCGAGTAG
- the LOC123980333 gene encoding cyclin-dependent kinase-like 5 isoform X1, with product MERYESLGLVGEGSYGTVLKCRHRDSGRLVAIKKFMDSDNDKTVKKIALREIKLLRQLRHDNLVNLLEVWKRRRRWHLVFEFVERTLLDDLEQNPNGLDLNTSRQYLYQILRAAAFCHQQNIIHRDIKPENILISQGGVVKLCDFGFARTMTSPAEGGVYTDYVATRWYRAPELLVGDTKYSKPVDVWAVGCLLIEMLTGQPLFPGDSDLDQIYHIVRCFGNLTAHHQELFYRNPVFSGVRLPEYFGRVRLEQRFPTITPTALDLAQSCLQMDPERRAQCSELLEHPLFTQDSFHIRVLDELNAKIQKDHRENSTLPKIAKNPRREKDEGDEKNWRGKYKKQSEDIDVKVSKEKVRKGEEKVEKTKGKQSSKPSKTIRNTSEPFMSTKQSKTLGVKIIDNAAKTTVAMKSKLGKPTAAELRKEPDISRPTKIVASDSSEGTKTAADQKENYTVVAKHEKAASPEPRQDNLNATKNTTTDTVQRGTSESSKVLPSDPSPSKTTSNCGSKMTTSNTSLSVSPSKTLISEFLTRSSTVFIEASPDHSPTTLPKGTLNSKLSKTDSSSDTTTTTNHPTFVPNKTLKVLSTDRELNKELLIATKNQQDSCSNTSNKDISEDYESMKMSQATKTAENHIEISNGSSRYYKGDPDSSEPSRVHQQSTSKSKITTESRTSLTSIPNEIPITNTSLWTTIPKTLNVSDKENREDLAFSVSISATTKSFVNQISKVSRNSTTEQKNHSSEGEPNTTSLKLLRSKSFIGEPNTKLGSLNNHTKSTATMALKSTEAGKKRDDSVRNDTTNINTISDSTSFTSTVTTDQRALTRSSVFHNVDSADVDTFDFSVSHSSPVPPAPLPPSSTPLIPSFSFISTNSPVSSDRLTLGAGFHPGTNSFRCVEKPRHHGGIYSRMAQKSLSTHITGSLTAQVPEKSLICERSFLSDRFGNNITATRKKSDIHFPDLRSSTLPELRGRESKHNKGASKDQRKDKHPDFSNPTSESAE from the exons ATGGAGCGCTACGAGTCTCTGGGTTTGGTCGGGGAGGGCAGTTATGGCACCGTGCTGAAGTGCCGTCACCGAGACTCCGGCCGCCTTGTTGCCATCAAGAAGTTCATGGACTCGGACAATGACAAGACGGTGAAGAAGATCGCCCTGAGGGAGATCAAGCTGCTGAGG CAACTGCGTCATGACAACCTGGTGAACCTTCTTGAAGTGTGGAAGCGCCGCCGCCGCTGGCATCTGGTGTTCGAGTTTGTTGAGCGAACGCTTCTGGACGATTTGGAGCAAAACCCGAACGGATTGGACCTGAATACCAGCCGGCAGTATCTGTACCAGATCCTGAGGGCTGCAGCCTTCTGCCACCAGCAAAAT ATCATCCACCGTGACATCAAACCGGAGAACATACTTATTTCTCAGGGGGGCGTGGTTAAGCTGTGTGACTTTGGCTTTGCCCGGACCATGACATCGCCCGCTGAGGGGGGGGTCTATACTGACTATGTGGCCACTCGCTGGTACAGAGCCCCTGAACTGCTGGTGGGAGACACCAAGTATAGCAA accaGTAGATGTGTGGGCTGTTGGTTGTCTGTTAATAGAGATGTTAACAGGTCAGCCTCTGTTTCCCGGAGACTCCGACCTTGACCAGATATACCACATCGTCAGGTGCTTCG GCAACCTAACAGCTCATCACCAGGAGTTGTTCTACAGGAATCCCGTCTTTTCTGGAGTCagactgccagaatattttggCAGAGTCCGACTGGAGCAGCGCTTCCCTACAATCACACCCACAGCCCTGGACCTGGCACAG AGCTGTCTCCAGATGGATCCAGAAAGACGAGCTCAGTGTTCAGAACTGCTAGAACATCCTCTGTTCACGCAAGACTCTTTCCACATTAG GGTTTTGGACGAGCTGAATGCCAAAATCCAAAAGGACCACAGAGAAAACTCTACCCTTCCTAAAATAGCAAAAAACCCAAGACGAGAAAAGGATGAAGGGGATGAGAAGAACTGGAGAGGCAAATACAAGAAACAATCTGAAGACATAGATGTGAAAGTCAGCAAAGAAAAGGTGCggaagggagaagagaaggtggagaaaacaaaaggaaagcAATCTTCAAAGCCATCTAAAACCATTAGAAATACCTCAGAACCTTTCATGTCCACCAAACAATCCAAAACATTAGGCGTGAAGATCATCGACAATGCAGCAAAAACGACTGTGGCCATGAAAAGTAAACTGGGGAAACCCACTGCTGCAGAGCTGAGAAAGGAACCTGATATTTCGAGACCAACTAAGATTGTAGCTTCTGATTCATCAGAAGGTACCAAGACGGCAGCAGATCAGAAGGAAAATTACACAGTGGTAGCAAAACATGAGAAAGCTGCTTCTCCAGAGCCAAGGCAAGACAATTTGAATGCTACAAAGAATACAACCACGGACACGGTGCAAAGAGGGACCTCTGAAAGTTCAAAAGTCTTACCCTCAGATCCCAGTCCATCTAAGACTACCTCAAACTGTGGCTCAAAAATGACCACAAGCAACACATCTTTATCCGTCAGCCCTTCAAAGACTCTTATTTCGGAGTTTTTAACGCGGTCCTCCACAGTTTTTATTGAAGCCAGTCCTGACCACAGCCCTACAACGCTACCTAAAGGAACATTAAATTCAAAGTTATCCAAAACTGACTCATCTTCagatactactactaccacaAATCACCCCACATTTGTACCCAACAAAACTTTGAAGGTCCTTTCAACAGACAGGGAACTCAATAAAGAATTATTGATTGCAACCAAAAATCAGCAGGATAGTTGCAGTAATACTTCAAACAAGGACATCAGTGAGGATTATGAGTCCATGAAGATGAGCCAAGCAACCAAAACAGCTGAAAACCACATTGAGATATCTAATGGTTCAAGTCGATATTACAAGGGGGATCCTGACTCTTCCGAGCCGTCCAGAGTCCATCAGCAGAGCACTTCCAAATCCAAGATCACAACTGAATCCAGAACATCTTTAACCTCCATACCAAATGAAATCCCTATTACCAACACGTCACTATGGACCACTATACCCAAAACACTGAACGTCTCAGACAAAGAGAACAGAGAGGATTTAGCATTTTCTGTGTCCATCAGTGCAACAACCAAGTCTTTTGTAAATCAAATCTCCAAGGTTTCTAGAAACTCAACTACTGAGCAGAAGAACCACAGCAGTGAAGGTGAACCAAACACAACATCCTTAAAACTCCTTCGCTCCAAATCTTTCATCGGAGAACCTAACACAAAGCTTGGTTCGTTAAACAACCACACAAAGTCCACCGCAACAATGGCCCTGAAGAGTACAGAAGCAGGGAAGAAAAGAGACGATTCAGTAAGGAATGACacaacaaatataaacacaatcTCAGATTCTACTTCCTTTACCTCTACAGTGACTACGGACCAAAGAGCTTTGACAAGAAGCTCCGTCTTTCACAACGTGGACAGCGCAGATGTTGATACATTTGATTTCAGTGTATCCCATTCCTCTCCAGtacctcctgctcctcttcctccatcctccACACCCCTCatcccctccttttctttcatcAGTACTAACAGCCCAGTCTCCAGTGATCGCCTTACCCTGGGGGCGGGTTTCCATCCTGGGACCAACAGCTTTAG GTGTGTAGAGAAGCCAAGGCATCATGGTGGCATTTATAGTCGAATGGCCCAGAAATCTCTGTCCACTCACATCACAGGATCACTCACTGCACAG GTGCCTGAGAAAAGTCTGATTTGCGAGCGCTCCTTCCTGTCTGACCGCTTTGGTAACAACATTACAGCGACAAGGAAGAAGTCAGACATCCATTTCCCAGATTTAAGAAGCTCGACGCTGCCAGAgctcagaggaagagaaa GCAAACACAACAAAGGTGCTTCGAAGGATCAGAGGAAAGACAAACACCCAGATTTCTCCAATCCAACGTCAGAATCAGCCGAGTAG